GATTACAGTACTTACGTGAGGAAAGAATATAAGGTTATTGTCGAAAGTATTCCGATGATGGATAGGCTTAACCCTACGTAAGTGATGATCTCCAGAACAGCTACGTCGTTCTCGGAAAGCTGcgtcaaaaacaaaagaaaaaggaggtAATACTTTGATTGACCACACGGACCCATTTCTAGTTTGAATGCAAGgtaaaaacaatgataataatgataataataatgataataataatgataataatagtagtaataataataaaactaccTTTGTGCTGCTGCTGAAGTCAACTAAGACAGCGAAatgagtcaaatgattgcagctgcaaattgtttcttctgagttgctCTTCGAATGATCCACATGACAACCTTCTTCTGAAAACCCATCCAGActaaaaacaaaggaatattACAATATAAGAAATAACAATAACGATTTTTCTCCTCAGAGGGTACGGTAACAAACccagcaatctgattggttataTGTTATTCGGTGAATAACATATAAATTCCAAAACGTCGGGGTTAAAACACTTATCAGTGTTGACTGCCTCTGTTCTGGTATTTCATAACATTTCATGACCGTGGACTATCTTCCCAGCAAATGAGGGTTTAACTGATATCTCCAATTTCCATACTCAGTTTTGGACTAAACGAAAAAGACGGAGTCCCAAAGCATATTTTATAATATcgttatatttacctatttttGAAACCACTCCAAAACATGCAATGCTTTTCTTCTTCAACGacctgaaaatatattttacatgtatttctaTTAAACTGATCCAGCATAACACAAAGGGAACGAGCTCATCTTTCAGCGTTCTTGCTGTTACCTGTAAGTTTTTGAACTTCAAGATTACATCTCGTCGTAGTTTTTCAGGTTTAGGATTCATCGCTGCCGTCATTATTCTGGTGTTAACATACCTGTAGCAGATATATTGTTCCATGCTATCaacttttgcaaatcattaCAATTCATTTGCATATAACTGTATGTAGCATACTTTATGTCATTTTTATCTTCGATATAAAATGGtgataatgaaaattaacttCTCTTACGATTTTTAGAGTTTACTGCGTGATAAAGAAAACTTAACCGTCAGGTGATTTCTCCAAATGAGCTTAAAAATGGACTTGGTCATCGCCTTCTTTATTCATTATTAGGGTTCCTATTACACTGCTTATCAGGGTTCCCCCTATCTCGATTGGTTAAATTTGATATAGCATGCCATATAATTCAATACAGGTACGCTAGGCacaattcttaaatattttatcgtttaacgTCACCTAGAAGTGTCAGGTTCTTCACCAGTAGATTGATTTCTCAGTAGTAATTCATGAAGATCTTTGTACACACATCCTACAATCACTGACCCTATAAAGACAACAATATTGTTGATCAgaatatgaaaagaaagtccTTGTAACGCCAAACGATGGGGTTAGTCTCAGTATAAACATATTCGAAATGGTGATCGATCAAGTTCCCTCCGCTTTTTTCACCAAATAACTGTTTAAGTTATAATACAGTATGGACTAAAGTGTTTTCGAAGACCAAAATATTTTCGAGCAGAATTATTTGTTTGACCCACTTACTTCGGCATTTGATCACCCAACTGGCTAACACCACATCTTTGCTCCTTTACCATTCTGCATAAGCTATTTGAACCTGAGACTCCACTGGCATAGATCAACTAAAAtgcttttgttatttcttacttTTCTATGACATCAGTGAAAATATAGAAATGTTGTGCCTGCTAATTATCATTGATTCAAGCAATTACCCCGACCTTCTACTGGTTAAACGGCGATATAATCTACTTAGGATTCTGGCAGAACACTTAAAAAGGTTATAGATCATTAGCTGGGCGTGAGTGATTGGCAAACTTTCCGACTATTCTCCCAGCTTCCTACTAAGGTCATCACGTCGGTTTAACGATGGAATGTGCGGTACTCTACTTCTATAATATAAATCTCAATTTTCCATGAGTTTACCTGTGCAATAGACGAAAAGATTTTTGACCATTCGGGGTGCACGTACATTCTCAgctgttttgaaatgtttaacgATTGAAAAATAGTACAATGATAGGCAAAAATTTCTGATTTCTAAATAATAGAGCAACTATAGAAGTGAAAAAATGTCATTCTATGATTTAGAGTTGAAAGCGTGGTTAATGCAAACCTTTTTCAGCAAAATCATCCGAGGATATATTTATGCTGACTTGCAATTCTTCCTCCTTGAGGAAGAAGTCAGTTGCATTCCGACGGTAGCCAATTTGAATGCCCAAAACTGtcagaagaaagagaagatgTTAGCTGACGATTGAAATTGAAGGAGATGACAGCAGCGTATGCGGATCCCTTTCTTGAAGGTATATACACAGCACTACACTATGATTTCTCAAACGCCGTTCTGATTTTTTGAAATATATTATTGTACTGAGATCGTATTCATATACTcaaaagaggaaattgaaacAGCTTATTAACCAGACGAATATCACTTCTCGTCAACTGGGCTTCACACATCTTCATGCACCTACTGGCATCAAGCCAGACGAATTTTATGCGCCTTCAACTGCTCCCGTGAGCCTTTCAAGAATTCACTTGTATCATTTAATGCCCAAGGCCAGGCGGCAGACAGACCATTCAGTTAGACAATTGGTCAGTGGGTCAGTTACTAATAAAATAGTTTTAACTCACCCATTGTTCGGCTTTTGATCGTTGTAGAAGGATTCGTTCCATTCAGATGGTATTTACCATAATCAAATGCAAATTCCTCGAAGGCAACTGCCACCTTAAAGATGGATTCTCTTCTCGTTTCATCTCCTCCATCATTAAGTTGGCCTTTATTGGGTGTCGTGATGTTTAGAAAATTATCGATGAAGTCTTCAAATACTTGCATAGCCTCCTTTAAGGACCAAAAAGTTCTTTAATCATGTCGAACGTCATCataatgagaaaacaaaagtgcaCATCATAGGACTTGGACTGATTGGATATTGCatgatttgaaaaagaagtGTTTCAACAGAACATCATTTCAATGAATTAGCCACACCTATTTAAAAGAGGTATATTTTCCTACATTAAATTCTCGTAGCACACAGTATTGTCATGCTTTTGCCTCTGTATAAAACGCTTTTGCAGCTTACGAACTGCAGCTTTGCATCGGTAACTCCTTCTAATTACCGCatatttcatatctacaagtaATGTTCATCTTGTTATTAGGAGACAATAGTGCATTCATACCTTCAAAGAATTATTTCTCTTGCTATCTATTCCACTAAGTTTAGAAACAGATTCATTTGCCTAAGGAAGAGAAAGACAAAAGCGTTGAGGAATGGCagaaactatgaaaaaaaaaggagaaattacgAAACATACCAGATTCTTAAGTACTTCCAACGTAGATTTCCAAGTTGACGATCGCAAAGACGATGATGCTGCTGCTGGTGATGATGAAGATGCTGATGATTTTGTTGATACTGATTCCGATTCTGCTGTTGTTGGTAATGATGAAGATGCTGATGATTTTGTTGATACTGATTCCGATTCTGCTGTTGCTGGTGATGATGAAGATGCTGATGATTTTGTTGATACTAATTCCGATTCTACTGTTGCTGATGCTTCTGCTTCAGAGGAACATGACGATATTGAAGAGGATGATAACGGTGATGGTGTCGTTGGTTGGTCAGTGTCGTTGGTCCGTGTACAATAAATAGCGTTCCGATGCTGTTTTCGGCATTGTCCCCTTATAAAGTTCAGTGTATATGTTTCAGCGTCGCAAAATTGTTCACACTCTTCTCTGCTTGATTTCAGAACCTTTTCACAGCAAAGTGCGCAAGTTTGGTTGCATCCTTTCCCAAGGCAACTACAATAACAAGCGTTGTGCTGGAACAGTTGCTTAACAAAATCGTCAGAGACATTGATATAGACGCTACACACATTAGTCTCACTCTGCACccaaaagcctgaaaaaaaaaaaatattgcttatgataaatttagaaaattataattattatgtaatatataataaacaatAGTTCACTAAgcacccttccccccttcccccgccagacaaaaaaagaaaaaaaaacagattcaTGAAATTGTTGAATAAATCTAGCGTAGAACCTTCATTATATATTTACCATCTCAGTATGGTGCGAATAAATATAAAgcatttataaaaattaaaatcctatTTGCAACAAGTATTAGCCACCGTGAAGCTCCTAGACATCATTGACCAATccgcaaatgaaaaaaaaattattatttacttattattattattattattattttcattttgataggGTAGGGAGTTCCTTTGGGCCATTTTGCAGGTTGCCCTTGAGTGAGTGATGCCGTGTTTCAATAACTACGCTGTGAAGCCTTTGAATTGGTagaatgatgttatttctgagCTAGAACATTTCCGCTGAACGGCGCCTCTTTTATTCAACTAAATGCGAGATGAAAATGAAttagaaataacaaatattcGGAAGATTAATATGGAAATTGAAAAGGAAACGAAGTAAACTGCTGTTCTCTTTTACAAGAAGACTTGGAATGATGTTATTAAGCTTGTAACCTCAGTAATTTGTTAGAGTTGAAGAGACGCCTGACCATATATTTTAACATTCGAGAATTCGCATATCCTCAAAGTGAATTAACGGGCTTAAAGTTCACATCATCATTTGCATATTTGGGcaaaaaattatccatttttttATGATAGACCCCTGAGTTAAATTAGAGTTAAAACTTTTTGCACAGGAATGCATCGAGAAAATTAGTTTCTCAAAGTATTTTCCTAAAGATAATTTGTCTTGGCTTCTTCTTGGATGTTGGTTTCATCAGCTGTGATAAGGGACAAACTTTTGGAAAACCATTCTAGCGCTGTGATTTCACCCAACACTGTTCGGAGAGCCATAGAATCGACTCCTCTGGGTAAACTCGTAATAAATATTGAGGAAaagaacttttcttttgaaaataaccTTGATACTCACGTAGAAGAGCAATTGATAACAGGAGTGTTCTCCATATCCGGCAACTTCTATtcgtcattattttttttattgtgtggTTTGAGCATCTGTCAGATGAACTAAACACAGCCTTAAGCAAATTTTCTGTGGCTGAGGAttggttgatattttctttcttcgtaTGGAAGACTTGTGAGAATTCTCTCTTAAGAAATATTTGGAAGATCAGTCTTATAGTGTTGTTTTGAGCCAGAACCAGCTGCCTATTATAAGCATATGTGGGAAATTGAATATCATGCAAATCATTGGTGTCACATCTTTCTACTTAATTTCAGTGATATATCCCCTTTTTTATTCCGTTTGAAATTTTGGTAAAACAAATATGATTAGTACAAAATAATCATTTAAGAAACTTTTTAGAATTCTTTTCGTAGAATAGCACGCGAAGTGCAATGATCTTGTTTCTAAAGGATGTAGCCTTTAGTTAAAGATGTTAAATTCATGTGAGTATTCATGTTAATTATAAATCATTAATGACCATGCCACTCTTTGCTTATTTGGTgcttaaaaacgaaaacaataaGTCTTTCTAGAGCACTTACATCATAGAAGTCgctaaaattttatttcgtcTATCAAAAATTGGGCATAGCAGTTAAAATTGTTGTTTGATAAAATCTCTTTAAACTGGAGAGCTAATGTTCTCCTCTTCTAGGTACGTGGGTATTTAATCTTTCCTCCATTAATATTTCATTATCTCATTTGCAATAACGAAGTATTAATGCTATACTTCGTGGAGCCACGCATAATATGGTAGACAGTAGTAGTTTTTTATGTCTAAAAACGCACATGATAGTTCAAAAGagttttctgattggctgtttccTCCAAAAAGTGACGGGTTCATAACTAACAGCTAATGATATATGTCTTCGCGATTAACCACCTCTTTCAGACTACCCCTAGggtttctaaaagaaaaaataagaaaaattctgaaaagaaatataaaattaacACAAAACAGGTGCAGTTTGAACAATTTTGTGAAACAAATATCCTTATCGTGAATTTGAAGAGCTCTTTCGACGTTATCAAGGTGTTTTGGCATGTAAGTGCAATTTTGCCTTCGTAATGATTACGATCGCTTTTATCAAAACCTTCGAAACACCgagaatatatattttttcacctCTTGATGATGACCTGCATGCAATGGACATAGCTATTGCAGACAGGTAACTCGCTTTATTTGCGTTCATTAGCCATTTAATAAAACGATTTGATAAGCAATGAAAAAAGCGTCTTCTTTCAAACGGTCTCGACTATCTTGTGCCTATAACCAGATCATTCTTTCCATTCCACGTATCAAAATTTCACCATTGACGACTTTATTTCTTGTTAACATAGCATCATCGAAACTCAaaggaggttgggagaattcaTAAAATATCTCATCTTGATATTCCAAACAACTGTCCAACAGgatatgcaagagattaaaaaataaccctcaggtataaactacccaagagggtatagaagagattaacaATTAATCCTCAAGTATACACTACTTAGAAgggcacgaaaaattgaattcccACTAATTTATATCAGGAGACCGCTCTTTGTCtggactctttcttttgactgaaagttAAGGCATCCACCGTtaacttatataattattatcctttACTAGTTCCTGGGTGTCTTTGTCAAGCTCGGCTATTCTTGACAGACATCATTGCGGAGTGGATTGATAAAAAGGTATGTTTAGCAACAATGAATTAAACGGCGAGGAATTCTTAAACTGGATCAATCTGTTCTTTATCTAGatttataattttgaaactaTGCGTAccgaattctttgaaaaaaaactttcgacATCGACGTTTAATGCCATATATGTCACGAGATCGATGAAAAACATGAATACAGCActatgtttcattttctctttttctaacTGGGGTGGAATTTATTAATTAACTGTCTGCAGGGTGTTGGCATCCGTTTAGAGAATAACATTCTACAATTGAAGCCGATAAAAAAGTCGAGGAAGCAGGGAgttaatttaaaggaaaataaaaggtAGACCCGTCAAAAGCTGAACTGTCGCTGACggcattcattttaaaaaacctttgtCCAAACTTGCCTTCAGCTTACCAcagttattgttttttatttagcatgtttatataataagctcaaaTGCAACTCCCATTTCTTTTGGTGCAAGATTGTTCGAGCAAAACGTCCGAATAAGTTTTAGTCGACGAACTTAATTCGTTTCTCGCGAAAGAGATcctacataatttttttgtgtatttttcgaGTGACATCTTGTCACACCAACTTCAGAATTGAAGGTAGGCAACTATGCTATTATGTTCCTGAAACCCTTCATaatatttctgaaaggttttgCACTAAACGTCAATTAAGGACAAGAATCGTGAATTACAACTACcattctaattaaaaaaaaactgttttattgtGGTCAACTGTTTCCAAATCATTTTGCGTctgaacaaaactaaaaactacatttgtaaaaaaagttaaaatatgtctcttccttttttaatctatttgtttattttcatcacctTTGTTATTTTCAAGTATTATAAAACTTGAGAACACACGTTACCAGAGTTCAGTTTGTTTGAATGAGAGAGACCAATAGAGGCCACCGAAAATATCATCATATTACCGGTTGGATTTCGCTTGGGGTTACAGGGTCTTCCAATAACGAGATGTTTATGTCTAACCAATCAATATTTACTGAACATTTTTATAGAATAACCACACGATGTATTAGAACTTCAGTTGTACTTACTCAAGGCAGAGTGTAAAAACAGGGCTGTGAACCTTTTTCCGGATGGAAGCCTA
The sequence above is a segment of the Pocillopora verrucosa isolate sample1 chromosome 5, ASM3666991v2, whole genome shotgun sequence genome. Coding sequences within it:
- the LOC131795723 gene encoding adhesion G protein-coupled receptor E3 isoform X2 is translated as MSRLPSGKRFTALFLHSALSFWVQSETNVCSVYINVSDDFVKQLFQHNACYCSCLGKGCNQTCALCCEKVLKSSREECEQFCDAETYTLNFIRGQCRKQHRNAIYCTRTNDTDQPTTPSPLSSSSISSCSSEAEASATVESELVSTKSSASSSSPATAESESVSTKSSASSSLPTTAESESVSTKSSASSSSPAAASSSLRSSTWKSTLEVLKNLANESVSKLSGIDSKRNNSLKEAMQVFEDFIDNFLNITTPNKGQLNDGGDETRRESIFKVAVAFEEFAFDYGKYHLNGTNPSTTIKSRTMVLGIQIGYRRNATDFFLKEEELQVSINISSDDFAEKGSVIVGCVYKDLHELLLRNQSTGEEPDTSRYVNTRIMTAAMNPKPEKLRRDVILKFKNLQVVEEEKHCMFWSGFKNSLDGFSEEGCHVDHSKSNSEETICSCNHLTHFAVLVDFSSSTKLSENDVAVLEIITYVGLSLSIIGILSTITLYSFLTDLRQPLFQIRVSLAVALGAGQISFFAGINATEIKIVCVIVAAIMQYFLMAAFCWMLVEGIYLYLFVVKVYNINDKMRTYHVMSWGFPLVMVAISLSIAAGKEGIQGYTSDKFCWISSANNLIWIFVTFVIIIEVINILILTRVIREMTKMQQTGDKQSQQLRVGIRACVVMIPLLGVTWLFGLLSPLHKAFSYIFTILNSTQGFLIFVLHCVRNSQIRERFKRKVNTVFPSANNGNSTKKSSKVNPSGVGDTWVAELQSFDDFELEKHSA
- the LOC131795723 gene encoding adhesion G protein-coupled receptor L4 isoform X3 — encoded protein: MTNRSCRIWRTLLLSIALLRFWVQSETNVCSVYINVSDDFVKQLFQHNACYCSCLGKGCNQTCALCCEKVLKSSREECEQFCDAETYTLNFIRGQCRKQHRNAIYCTRTNDTDQPTTPSPLSSSSISSCSSEAEASATVESELVSTKSSASSSSPATAESESVSTKSSASSSLPTTAESESVSTKSSASSSSPAAASSSLRSSTWKSTLEVLKNLANESVSKLSGIDSKRNNSLKEAMQVFEDFIDNFLNITTPNKGQLNDGGDETRRESIFKVAVAFEEFAFDYGKYHLNGTNPSTTIKSRTMVLGIQIGYRRNATDFFLKEEELQVSINISSDDFAEKGSVIVGCVYKDLHELLLRNQSTGEEPDTSRYVNTRIMTAAMNPKPEKLRRDVILKFKNLQVVEEEKHCMFWSGFKNSLDGFSEEGCHVDHSKSNSEETICSCNHLTHFAVLVDFSSSTKLSENDVAVLEIITYVGLSLSIIGILSTITLYSFLTDLRQPLFQIRVSLAVALGAGQISFFAGINATEIKIVCVIVAAIMQYFLMAAFCWMLVEGIYLYLFVVKVYNINDKMRTYHVMSWGFPLVMVAISLSIAAGKEGIQGYTSDKFCWISSANNLIWIFVTFVIIIEVINILILTRVIREMTKMQQTGDKQSQQLRVGIRACVVMIPLLGVTWLFGLLSPLHKAFSYIFTILNSTQIRERFKRKVNTVFPSANNGNSTKKSSKVNPSGVGDTWVAELQSFDDFELEKHSA
- the LOC131795723 gene encoding adhesion G protein-coupled receptor E3 isoform X1, encoding MTNRSCRIWRTLLLSIALLRFWVQSETNVCSVYINVSDDFVKQLFQHNACYCSCLGKGCNQTCALCCEKVLKSSREECEQFCDAETYTLNFIRGQCRKQHRNAIYCTRTNDTDQPTTPSPLSSSSISSCSSEAEASATVESELVSTKSSASSSSPATAESESVSTKSSASSSLPTTAESESVSTKSSASSSSPAAASSSLRSSTWKSTLEVLKNLANESVSKLSGIDSKRNNSLKEAMQVFEDFIDNFLNITTPNKGQLNDGGDETRRESIFKVAVAFEEFAFDYGKYHLNGTNPSTTIKSRTMVLGIQIGYRRNATDFFLKEEELQVSINISSDDFAEKGSVIVGCVYKDLHELLLRNQSTGEEPDTSRYVNTRIMTAAMNPKPEKLRRDVILKFKNLQVVEEEKHCMFWSGFKNSLDGFSEEGCHVDHSKSNSEETICSCNHLTHFAVLVDFSSSTKLSENDVAVLEIITYVGLSLSIIGILSTITLYSFLTDLRQPLFQIRVSLAVALGAGQISFFAGINATEIKIVCVIVAAIMQYFLMAAFCWMLVEGIYLYLFVVKVYNINDKMRTYHVMSWGFPLVMVAISLSIAAGKEGIQGYTSDKFCWISSANNLIWIFVTFVIIIEVINILILTRVIREMTKMQQTGDKQSQQLRVGIRACVVMIPLLGVTWLFGLLSPLHKAFSYIFTILNSTQGFLIFVLHCVRNSQIRERFKRKVNTVFPSANNGNSTKKSSKVNPSGVGDTWVAELQSFDDFELEKHSA